The DNA window GACGCTGTCCGCGTCCGCGTCCCGCTGGTCCGGGTTGTACACGTCCGGGCAGTTGTCGCAGACACTGACGCCGTCGCCGTCGAGATCGCTTCCCTCGTCGATGTGACCGTCGCAGTTGTCGTCGACCCGGTTGCAGATTTCCTGGGCTCCGGGATGGATCGCCGGGTTCGTGTCGTCGCAGTCGCCGGTGCACTCACTGAAGCCGTCCCCGTCGTCGTCGATGCAGTCGGCCGGATGGACGAGCATCCAGATACCGGCTGTCATGATCAGACCGACAGCCGCTTTGACCAGGAGTGACGCGCGCATCGACGCCTCCTTGGAGGACATGGGTTATCGCTTGTGCGGCCCGTTCGGCGCCGGGGACTCAAGGATCTCCCCCGGGCATCCCCCCTCGCACGACTCGGGTTGGCTGGGGAGAGGGACCGACTCCGTTCCGAAACCGCTCGTTCCCATGGAGCCTCGGGATTGCACGAGATAGAAGTAGCCGTGGCCAGGGGCGGGATTGGGCGCCGTGCCATTCTCGGTGAAGCTCGTTCCGGGCAGACCGGCCGCCAGAACCCGCACGGTGCCCAGCGAAATGTGATCGGGCTGCCTGGTGACCTGCTCCAGACCGCCCACGATCAAGTCGTAGGACAGCGCAGCGGGGACGGCCGGCCAGAAGACGTGCGCAGATTTCGCCGAGCCGCCCGCCTCGACGTTGATGAGCAACGGCTCCGGCCCCGACCCGAGGTCATGCGGCACGGTGACCGCCGCGATCGCCGAAGAGACATTCCCCGAGCCGTCCTGTGCGACGTAGTTCAGCGTGTAGGTCCGGCCCGGGCCGCCACCTGAACGCTCCGCCCGCAGCAGAACCGAGTCATCCGGAGTTCCCGGCGCGGCGTCCGCGACGTCCCCGCTCGTGTCGCCGTCGCTGCCGCCCGGCGCGTCATCCGGCTCGCTGCTGACCACCGAGACCAGGCGTACTCCGGGAGCCGGGTCGCACCGGTCGATCGCCTGCCAGGTCACGTGCACCGGCACCAGCCTGTGGTTGGGAGGCCAGAGGACGGTCTGGTCCTCGGCCAGCTTCAGCGACGGCGGGATCGTGTCCCGCACGGTCACGCTCGTCGCACAGGTCGCCACGTTGCCGACCGCGTCGGTCGCGACGAAGGTGACGGGCGTCGACCCGAGCGGGTAGGTGCCCGAAGCATCCGCCCCGCCTCCGCGACTGCTCGTGATCGTCACCTCGCTGCAATCGTCCCCTGCCGTCGCCACGACGCCCACCGTTGCCCCCTCCGGGCCCGCGCATTCCGCCATCGTCGGAGCGGGGCAGGACAGAGTCGGCGGGGCCGTGTCCTGGATCGTGATCAGGGTCTGCGTCGAGTCCCGCCCCCCTTCCGCGTCGAAGACGACCAGGCCCACGCGGTTTTTCCCCGGGGGCAGGGACGCCTGCAGGATCCGGCCCTCACCCAGCGTGCGCTCGGCGGGGCGGCCCAGATCGAGGAACCAGCGATACGTCTCGATGGAGCCGTCCGGTTCGGCATCCGACGAAAGCGAGCCGTCCAAGGTGAGGGGCTCTCCGCACTTCCCCTGCGCCGGGGCCGAGATGACCGCCCGCGGCGCCAGGTTGATCTTCATCGTGGACTCGCCGTTGTAGTAGAAGTACTGCACGGCCGACCCGCTTCCGGAGAGGTCCGCCGCCGTCAGCCTGACGTTGAAGGGGCCGATCGGCTCGAGCGAGCCTCGGATCGACGAAACGTCGACTTGGCGCGGCACCCCGCTGCTGGATGACGCGTGCGCATAGGGCGAGAATCGATTCAGCGTCACCTGCTCCGATACGCCCGATGCACTGTGCTCGACATGGACGCTGTAGAACCCATGATCTCCGCGGACCAACTGCATGCACGCCGTTCCTCCGCTCAGGAGCGCCACAATCGGTTGACCACCAGGGTTGCCGCCGGTAGTACACGGAAAAGCATCGAATGCGAAGTCCTGCAGGCCGTCCTCGCAGGTGATGCCGCGAAAGCCGCTGAGCACGGAGTCGATGTCGAACAGGAAGTCGGTCGTCTGACCGCCGCCCTGCCTGTAGATGCCGAACCCCTTGCCCGGGATGCCATAAGGGAAATAACCGGTCGTGCAGTTCAGGGTGGGCACGTACTGCAAGTTGATCGGAAACACCGCCCCTCCCGCCGTCAGCACGTCCACGCTGGCGCTGGTGATGCCGCCCGCGTAGCTGCGCACGATCGCGGTCAGAGTCAGGACATCGTCCTGCGAAAACACGCTCTGGATCGCGACCGTCAGGGAGCAGGCGTCGCCGTGGCCGTTGCCGTCGCTGTCCTGCTGATCCAGATTCGCGGTGCCGGGACAGTTGTCGCAGGCATCGCCGAACGTGTCGCCGTCGGCGTCGGCCTGGTTTGCGTTGGCGGTATCGGGGCAGTTGTCCACGTCGCCGCAGACGCCGTCGTGGTCGGAGTCGTTGGCGGCGTCGAGCGGGCACGGATCGCAGGCATCCCCCTGTCCATCGCCGTCTCCGTCCTCCTGACCGGGGTTGACCCGATCAGGACAGTTGTCGCAGGCGTCCCCCACTCCATCGCCGTCCTGATCGGCCTGTCCCGGGTTGAACAGGCCCGGACAGTTGTCCACCGCGCAGGTGTTGGCCGGGAATTCGAAGGACTCCCCGGTGCCGTCGCGGTCGACGTCCACGCAGGGATCGCAGGCATCACCGACGGCATCGCGGTCCCGGTCGACCTGCAGAGGGTCGAACGCGGCGGGGCAGCTGTCGCAGGCGTCCCCCACGCTGTCGCGATCGCCGTCCGCCTGGCCGGAATTCGCCACGAGCGGACAGTTGTCGGGCGGACAGGTGTTGGCCGGGAAGCCGGGATTGCCGAAGCCGTCGCCGTCCGTGTCGACGCAGGGATCGACCGCGTCGTCGATCCCGTCGCGATCGGAATCGGCGAGGGGCCCCAGGAACTCCATGGTCGATTCGTGCTGGTGCAGGAAGGTCGCTTCGACGCCCACCGGCAGACTTGAGCCGTCGGCTACCGTGATCGAGAGCCGGTAACGCTGGTCCAGATAAAGGGACGACAGGCTTATCTCCCTGGGGATCCCGCCGTCGAACGTGTAGGTCAACCCCGGATCGTACGGCGTCCGCATACGCACCGTGGATTCGAGAATTTCGAGGATGGTGAAGTCGCCGAGCGATCCGGTCGCGCCGAACCGGCGGACGCAGAGAGAATAGGGGAGCTGGGTGGAGAAGGGCACGCTGATGGATTGACTGAAGAAGATTCCCGGCTGGCCGCAGGGCCGGTCGCCGATCTCGAAATCCTGCCGGCCATCCGCGCACGTCAGGCCCAGATAGGTCGAGAGGGTGGAATCGATGTCGAACAGCAGCAGGTCCCCGCCCAGATTCGCGACACCGATCCCCTGACCGGGATACCCGTCGGGGAAGATCCCGCGGTCGCAGGTCGGGTTGTCGAGATCGAGATCCTGCACGATGGCCCCTCCCTCGGCGGTGATCCGGATCTGACCGCCGAGCGGGTCACCTTGCGGATCGCCGGCGTGCAGCGTCACCTCCTGCACGTCCCCCCCGTCCTCCTCGATCCCCAGCAGGATCAGATAAGGCTGGCAGGCGTCGCCGGATCCATCCTGGTTGCTGTCGGATTGGTCCGGGTTGGGCACGGTCGGACAGTTGTCGCATGCGTCACCCACGCGGTCTCCATCGCCGTCTACCTGGTCGGGATTGGGGACAAGAGGACAGGTATCCCGATCGCCGCACACGCCGTCCCGATCCTGATCGTTGTTTGGATCGAACGGGCAGGTATCGCAGGCATCGCCGAAGTGGTCGCCGTCGCTGTCCGTCTGGTCCGGATTGGGGATCGTGGGACAGTTGTCGAAACCGCAGGTGCTCGCGGCATAGCAGCAGTCCCCCGCCCCGTCGCCATCCTTGTCGGTGCACGGGTCGCACGCGTCGCCGATCCCGTCGTGGTCGGCGTCCGCCTGATTCGGATTGACCCTGAAGGGGCAGTTGTCGACCGCGCACGTATTGCCGGGATAGGCTGGATCCCCGTAGCCGTCGTGGTCGCTGTCCGTGCAGGTGTCGCAGGCGTCGCCGACGTGATCGTGGTCCCCGTCGGCCTGGGAAGGGTTCGGCACCGAAGGGCAGTTGTCGCACGAGTCGCCCACCCCGTCTCCGTCGGCGTCGCTCTGGGTGGGGTTCACGACCGCGGGACAGTTGTCGGGCGCACAGGTGCTGGCCGGGAAGCCGGGATTGCCGAAGCCGTCGCCGTCCGTGTCGGTGCACGTGTCGCAGGCATCCCCGCGACCGTCCTTGTCCTTGTCCGCCTGGGTCGGGTTGGGCGTCGTGAGGCAGTTGTCGCAGGCGTCCCCCGCACCGTCGTGATCGGCGTCGCCCTGGTCGATGTTCCCGACGGCGGGACAGTTGTCGATGGGGCAGGTGTTCGCCGGAAATCCAGGGTCACCGTAGCCGTCGCCGTCGGTGTCGGTGCAGGGATCCTGCGCGTCGGGGATACTGTCCTTGTCCGTGTCGGGGAAGGCTCCTCGGTTGAGCAGGACGGCGATGCTGCCGCCCGAGATGGCGAGATCCGGGCGCGTGTCACCGTTGAAGTCGCCGACGGCCAGGGCATTCATGTATCCCGAGACCTCCAGCATTATCGGTGCGCCAAACGTCCCGTCACCCTGACCGAGGAACAGCTCCAACCCAGTCCCAGGAGCGGACCGCCCTGCCGCAACGAGATCCTCGTTGCCGTCGGAGTCGAGGTCGGCGGTCAGGAGGAACCCGGGGCCAATGTCGAAGGGCATTTGCACGTGTGCCTGGGGCGCAAACGATCCGTGGCCCAGCCCCATGATGATCGACACGTACCCGGAAGACGCGTTGCCGATGGCGAGGTCCGGTACCCGGTCCCCGTTGAAATCTGCGACCGCGATTGCGGCGGGGGAAAAGCCCGTCGGTAGCGTCGTGGAGAAGAAGAACGTCCCGTCACCCGCGCCGTTCATGATCGTGACGGACGCCAGCACGGAGTCCCACCCAACGTTCGCAATCACCAAGTCGAGGATCCCATCTCCGTTCAAATCGGCGGCGGCCACGGCTCCGGGCGCCGGAATGGGTGTGTATTTCGACTCGGGCCCGAAGGTTCCGTCCCCCTGTTGGAGCCGGATCGACACGCTGTCGAAGCGGGTGTCGGTGATGGCCAGATCGATCCGCCCGTCACCGTTGAAGTCGCCGGCCGCCAGCCCCGCCGGGTAGGCGCCGTCCGCGTAGCCCACCGCCGCGCCGAAGGTCCCGTCGCCGTTGCCGGACAGCACGGAGAGCGCCGGGGAGGTCAGGCCCAGGATCGCGGCGTCCGGCCTCCCGTCGGTGTTGAAGTCACCCAGCAGCAGCGTCTCCCCGAAGCGTGAAGCGTCCGTGCGCAGCGGAGCGGCTGACCCGAAATCGGCCCGACCCAGAAACGAGAAGAGTCCAGGGAGTCCTCCTGCGGCATCAGGGAATGCCAGCGTCAGGAGGTCGGTCCTGGCGTCGCCGTTCATGTCACCCACGGCGAGCGGCCCGCCGGAAGACTCTCCCATGCTCAGGAAAAGTGGGCCGTCGAACGTTCCGTCCCCCCGTCCCATGGCAAGGGTCACGATCCCGCGGCCGTACGACGGAAGGACGAGATCCGCGCGGCCGTCGCCGTTGATATCGCCGCTCAGCCCGTCCGCGCCGATTGGCAGTGACCCGTCGGAGTGCCTTTGATCGAATGTCCGGTCGGTCCGGCCGAAGAGAGCCAGAAGAGGCCCGAACTGCCCACCTGAAACCAGAAGATCGACGATCCCGTCCCCGTTGTAGTCGGCGACCGCGAAGGGAAAAGGTTCGATCCCGGGAATGACCGATGGGGAAAAGGTGCCATCGCGATTGCTGTAATACACCGTCAGCATGCTGCTGTTGCCGAGGGTCGCGACATCGGCAAGTCCATCGCCGTCGAAGTCACCCGACCGGAACCGGTAGATGGCCTCTGCGTCCTGGTACACCGGGTCGCCGAAGGTCCCGTCCCCGTTCCCGGTGGCGACGGCGAATCTGGGAGACCCATACTCGCTCAGGAACGCCAGGTCCAGCCGGCCGTCTCCGCTGAAATCCGCCACGATCGGATGACGGGGAATATCGGCAATCTGCTGACCATAAGCGACGCGGAACGATCCGAGCCCATCCGAAATGTAGCTGTAGATGGTCGAGGACGATTGATCGATGGCGATCAGGTCGGTGCGTCCGTCTCCATTCAGATCACCGGCCGCCACGTCGGCAGGCTGGAACGATAAGGAGGTTTTTACTGGGAACTGGAATGTCCCGTCCCCGGTGCCGAACAGGACCACCAGGTCCCAGCCGAAAGCGGGATAGGCGAGCCTGACAGTCGCCGCGATGTCCGGCACGCCGTCGACGTTGAAATCCCCGACGACCACCCACTCCGGGAAACCTCCGACATCGATCCGGACCCGGGGGCTCGTGTCTCCGTACGCCTGTCCAAAAAGGATGGAAACCCCATCTTGGGCTGCGGCCACGATGTCCGCCCTGCCATCGCCGTCGAGATCGCGGACGACCTGGGCATAGCCACCGGGGCCGGCGTCGATCCCCTGCCAGGGGAACAGGCTTCCCGCCGCCGCGACCGGCATGCCGATGAGAGCGACGGCAAGGATCATGAGGACCAGGAACGCGGAGTGGCGCAGGGAGCGCCGAACGACCTGCATATGTCCTCCGGCAGTCTTACCGACACGTTGCAGAAGAGGTGGCTGCAATATACCTCGAACCCACGCCTTGTCAACGAGGTTCGACAGGGGAGGG is part of the Candidatus Dormiibacterota bacterium genome and encodes:
- a CDS encoding FG-GAP-like repeat-containing protein is translated as MQVVRRSLRHSAFLVLMILAVALIGMPVAAAGSLFPWQGIDAGPGGYAQVVRDLDGDGRADIVAAAQDGVSILFGQAYGDTSPRVRIDVGGFPEWVVVGDFNVDGVPDIAATVRLAYPAFGWDLVVLFGTGDGTFQFPVKTSLSFQPADVAAGDLNGDGRTDLIAIDQSSSTIYSYISDGLGSFRVAYGQQIADIPRHPIVADFSGDGRLDLAFLSEYGSPRFAVATGNGDGTFGDPVYQDAEAIYRFRSGDFDGDGLADVATLGNSSMLTVYYSNRDGTFSPSVIPGIEPFPFAVADYNGDGIVDLLVSGGQFGPLLALFGRTDRTFDQRHSDGSLPIGADGLSGDINGDGRADLVLPSYGRGIVTLAMGRGDGTFDGPLFLSMGESSGGPLAVGDMNGDARTDLLTLAFPDAAGGLPGLFSFLGRADFGSAAPLRTDASRFGETLLLGDFNTDGRPDAAILGLTSPALSVLSGNGDGTFGAAVGYADGAYPAGLAAGDFNGDGRIDLAITDTRFDSVSIRLQQGDGTFGPESKYTPIPAPGAVAAADLNGDGILDLVIANVGWDSVLASVTIMNGAGDGTFFFSTTLPTGFSPAAIAVADFNGDRVPDLAIGNASSGYVSIIMGLGHGSFAPQAHVQMPFDIGPGFLLTADLDSDGNEDLVAAGRSAPGTGLELFLGQGDGTFGAPIMLEVSGYMNALAVGDFNGDTRPDLAISGGSIAVLLNRGAFPDTDKDSIPDAQDPCTDTDGDGYGDPGFPANTCPIDNCPAVGNIDQGDADHDGAGDACDNCLTTPNPTQADKDKDGRGDACDTCTDTDGDGFGNPGFPASTCAPDNCPAVVNPTQSDADGDGVGDSCDNCPSVPNPSQADGDHDHVGDACDTCTDSDHDGYGDPAYPGNTCAVDNCPFRVNPNQADADHDGIGDACDPCTDKDGDGAGDCCYAASTCGFDNCPTIPNPDQTDSDGDHFGDACDTCPFDPNNDQDRDGVCGDRDTCPLVPNPDQVDGDGDRVGDACDNCPTVPNPDQSDSNQDGSGDACQPYLILLGIEEDGGDVQEVTLHAGDPQGDPLGGQIRITAEGGAIVQDLDLDNPTCDRGIFPDGYPGQGIGVANLGGDLLLFDIDSTLSTYLGLTCADGRQDFEIGDRPCGQPGIFFSQSISVPFSTQLPYSLCVRRFGATGSLGDFTILEILESTVRMRTPYDPGLTYTFDGGIPREISLSSLYLDQRYRLSITVADGSSLPVGVEATFLHQHESTMEFLGPLADSDRDGIDDAVDPCVDTDGDGFGNPGFPANTCPPDNCPLVANSGQADGDRDSVGDACDSCPAAFDPLQVDRDRDAVGDACDPCVDVDRDGTGESFEFPANTCAVDNCPGLFNPGQADQDGDGVGDACDNCPDRVNPGQEDGDGDGQGDACDPCPLDAANDSDHDGVCGDVDNCPDTANANQADADGDTFGDACDNCPGTANLDQQDSDGNGHGDACSLTVAIQSVFSQDDVLTLTAIVRSYAGGITSASVDVLTAGGAVFPINLQYVPTLNCTTGYFPYGIPGKGFGIYRQGGGQTTDFLFDIDSVLSGFRGITCEDGLQDFAFDAFPCTTGGNPGGQPIVALLSGGTACMQLVRGDHGFYSVHVEHSASGVSEQVTLNRFSPYAHASSSSGVPRQVDVSSIRGSLEPIGPFNVRLTAADLSGSGSAVQYFYYNGESTMKINLAPRAVISAPAQGKCGEPLTLDGSLSSDAEPDGSIETYRWFLDLGRPAERTLGEGRILQASLPPGKNRVGLVVFDAEGGRDSTQTLITIQDTAPPTLSCPAPTMAECAGPEGATVGVVATAGDDCSEVTITSSRGGGADASGTYPLGSTPVTFVATDAVGNVATCATSVTVRDTIPPSLKLAEDQTVLWPPNHRLVPVHVTWQAIDRCDPAPGVRLVSVVSSEPDDAPGGSDGDTSGDVADAAPGTPDDSVLLRAERSGGGPGRTYTLNYVAQDGSGNVSSAIAAVTVPHDLGSGPEPLLINVEAGGSAKSAHVFWPAVPAALSYDLIVGGLEQVTRQPDHISLGTVRVLAAGLPGTSFTENGTAPNPAPGHGYFYLVQSRGSMGTSGFGTESVPLPSQPESCEGGCPGEILESPAPNGPHKR